The following are encoded together in the Kribbella sp. CA-293567 genome:
- a CDS encoding MFS transporter — protein MTWREDLAVLRHRDVRIFVTARFVSMLGSSIAPIALVFAVLDVSDAASAVGIVLAARSIPNVVFLLVGGVISDRLPRKLVLIVANSVSGLTQALAAVLVLSGDAEIWQLAVIEALNGIASAFVLPAMVGILPSILDRSELPQANAVSGFARSIALIGGGAVAGVIVGLTSPGVGLAVDAVAFGLAAYLLTLLRVPRIERSASSMLHDLRVGWTEFVSRQWVWTVVAGFLVLNMVFTACYQTLGPVIADDTFGRVGWGAVSAAFGAGLIAGGIVMIRLKPRYPVRIGMFGMLSIVPMYLVLALAPYTAAVAVVAFVVGVGFELFGIGWETALGQHIPLDKLSRVSSYDMLGSFVAGPVGQLSVGYLAAVTSAKAVELYGAAVHVVVVVAVLLVPSVWRLQRHDGRPVDEV, from the coding sequence GTGACCTGGCGTGAGGACCTGGCCGTACTGCGCCACCGTGATGTCCGCATCTTCGTGACTGCCCGTTTCGTCTCGATGCTCGGGTCCTCGATCGCTCCGATCGCGCTCGTCTTCGCCGTCCTGGACGTCTCCGACGCCGCCAGCGCGGTCGGGATCGTGCTGGCCGCCCGCAGCATCCCCAACGTCGTCTTCCTGCTGGTCGGTGGTGTCATCTCCGACCGGCTGCCGCGCAAGCTGGTGCTGATCGTGGCGAACTCCGTCAGTGGCCTGACCCAGGCGCTCGCGGCGGTGCTGGTGCTGTCCGGGGACGCCGAGATCTGGCAACTGGCCGTGATCGAGGCGCTGAATGGGATCGCGTCGGCCTTCGTGCTGCCCGCGATGGTCGGCATCCTGCCGTCGATCCTGGACCGGTCGGAGTTGCCCCAGGCCAATGCGGTGTCCGGGTTCGCCCGGTCGATCGCGCTGATCGGTGGCGGCGCGGTGGCCGGGGTGATCGTCGGCCTGACCTCGCCGGGGGTCGGGCTCGCCGTCGACGCTGTCGCCTTTGGGCTGGCCGCTTACCTGCTGACGTTGCTACGGGTGCCACGGATCGAGCGGTCGGCCAGTTCGATGCTGCACGATCTGCGGGTCGGCTGGACGGAGTTCGTCTCCCGGCAGTGGGTCTGGACCGTGGTGGCCGGCTTCCTGGTGCTGAACATGGTCTTCACGGCCTGCTACCAGACGCTGGGGCCGGTGATCGCCGACGACACCTTCGGCCGGGTCGGCTGGGGCGCGGTGAGTGCCGCCTTCGGCGCCGGACTGATTGCCGGGGGCATCGTGATGATCCGGCTCAAACCGCGGTACCCGGTCCGGATCGGGATGTTCGGAATGCTGTCGATCGTGCCGATGTACCTGGTGCTCGCGCTGGCGCCGTACACGGCGGCGGTCGCGGTGGTCGCGTTCGTGGTGGGCGTGGGGTTCGAGCTGTTCGGGATCGGCTGGGAGACCGCGCTCGGTCAGCACATCCCGCTGGACAAGCTGTCGCGGGTTTCGTCGTACGACATGCTGGGGTCGTTCGTGGCCGGGCCGGTCGGGCAGTTGTCGGTCGGTTACCTGGCCGCGGTGACGAGCGCGAAGGCCGTCGAGCTGTACGGCGCCGCGGTGCACGTGGTGGTCGTGGTCGCGGTGCTGCTGGTGCCGTCGGTCTGGCGGTTGCAGCGCCACGACGGCCGGCCGGTCGACGAGGTCTGA
- the hisN gene encoding histidinol-phosphatase: MPSHTDDLRLAHILADDADSTTMDRYKALDLHVATKPDLTPVSESDRKVEDVMRKTLARARPRDAFVGEEEGTTGWGIRRWVVDPIDGTKNYIRGVPVWATLISLMIEDQVVVGVVSAPALGRRWWASYGDGAWTGRALMSAQPCRVSDVASIEDASMSYSSLKGWDKLGKKDQFADLMDSAWRTRAYGDFWSYMLVAEGAVDIAAEPELNLYDMAALSIIVDEAGGRFTSVDGSPGPNGPNAVATNGRLHDEVLARLQR; the protein is encoded by the coding sequence ATGCCCTCGCACACCGACGACTTGCGGCTCGCCCACATCCTGGCCGACGACGCCGACTCCACCACGATGGACCGCTACAAGGCGCTCGACCTGCACGTCGCGACCAAGCCGGACCTCACCCCGGTGAGCGAGTCCGACCGCAAGGTCGAGGACGTGATGCGCAAGACGCTGGCCCGGGCCCGGCCGCGGGACGCGTTCGTCGGCGAGGAGGAGGGCACCACCGGCTGGGGCATCCGCCGCTGGGTGGTCGACCCGATCGACGGGACCAAGAACTACATCCGCGGCGTCCCGGTCTGGGCCACCCTGATCAGCCTGATGATCGAGGACCAGGTGGTGGTCGGGGTGGTCTCCGCGCCCGCGCTGGGCCGCCGTTGGTGGGCGTCGTACGGCGACGGCGCGTGGACCGGCCGCGCGCTGATGTCGGCCCAGCCGTGCCGGGTCAGCGACGTCGCGTCGATCGAGGACGCGTCGATGTCCTACTCGTCACTGAAGGGCTGGGACAAGCTCGGCAAGAAGGACCAGTTCGCCGACCTGATGGACTCGGCCTGGCGGACCCGCGCGTACGGGGACTTCTGGTCCTACATGCTGGTGGCCGAAGGCGCGGTCGACATCGCGGCCGAGCCCGAGCTCAACCTCTACGACATGGCCGCTTTGTCGATCATCGTCGACGAGGCCGGCGGCCGGTTCACCTCCGTCGACGGCAGCCCCGGCCCGAACGGCCCGAACGCCGTCGCCACCAACGGCCGCCTGCACGACGAGGTACTGGCCCGGCTGCAGCGCTGA
- a CDS encoding DUF2231 domain-containing protein — MFERFGDLPLHILVIHLTVLLLPVAALTAIVYALVPKWRWLLRWPTLLLGLAAAVCAFVAKQSGEAFVAAIPQLQPLVKVHQDRGNLLLLFVLVLAVLAVAAFLLLGGPSALASGKGAKETKSRPIELITSAAIVVIGVLVIIQTIRTGDAGAKAVWDGQLPPK; from the coding sequence ATGTTCGAGCGCTTCGGGGATCTACCGCTGCACATCCTGGTGATCCACCTGACCGTGCTGCTGCTGCCGGTCGCCGCGCTGACCGCGATCGTCTACGCGCTGGTGCCGAAGTGGCGGTGGCTGCTGCGCTGGCCGACGCTGCTGCTCGGGCTCGCGGCCGCGGTCTGCGCGTTCGTCGCGAAGCAGAGCGGCGAGGCATTCGTTGCCGCGATCCCGCAGTTGCAGCCGCTGGTCAAGGTCCACCAGGACCGGGGCAACTTGCTGCTCCTGTTCGTACTGGTCCTCGCGGTGCTGGCGGTGGCGGCGTTCCTGCTGCTCGGCGGTCCGTCCGCGCTGGCCAGCGGAAAGGGCGCCAAGGAGACCAAGAGCCGTCCGATCGAGCTGATCACCAGTGCCGCGATCGTGGTGATCGGTGTCCTGGTGATCATCCAGACCATCCGCACCGGCGATGCGGGAGCGAAGGCGGTCTGGGACGGGCAACTGCCGCCGAAGTAG
- the rsgA gene encoding ribosome small subunit-dependent GTPase A, producing MSKYDEEAKYDRPRRRTRPRTKDRPAYDDAVIGFVITRDRGRYTCWVGESDRVVTAMKARQLGRKGVIVGDMVKLDGDATGDKDTLARIVEVLPRKTLLRRSADDDDPVERPLVANADQLVIVVAVANPEPRTRLIDRFLVAAYDAGMRPLLCLTKTDLADPDPLLSIYRPLGVESVATQHNGDLSELAEQLRDRTSMMVGHSGVGKSTLVNALVPGTNRAIGVVNDNTGRGRHTSTSALLLRLPDGGWIVDTPGIRSFGLAHVQPDQLINAFGDLADETRDCPRGCTHSETEPNCALDEAVAEGRIDPERVASFRRLLASREGRDLETS from the coding sequence ATGTCGAAGTACGACGAGGAAGCCAAGTACGACCGGCCCCGGCGCCGGACCCGGCCGCGCACCAAGGACCGCCCGGCCTACGACGACGCCGTGATCGGCTTCGTGATCACCCGTGACCGCGGCCGCTACACCTGCTGGGTAGGCGAGTCGGACCGCGTCGTCACGGCGATGAAGGCCCGGCAGCTCGGTCGCAAGGGCGTCATCGTCGGTGACATGGTGAAGCTCGACGGTGACGCCACCGGCGACAAGGACACGCTGGCCCGGATCGTCGAGGTCCTCCCCCGCAAGACCCTGCTGCGCCGATCCGCCGATGACGACGACCCGGTCGAGCGGCCGCTGGTGGCCAACGCCGACCAGCTCGTCATCGTGGTCGCGGTGGCCAACCCCGAGCCCCGGACCAGGCTGATCGACCGGTTCCTGGTGGCGGCGTACGACGCGGGGATGCGGCCGCTGCTGTGCCTGACCAAGACCGACCTGGCCGACCCGGATCCGCTGCTCTCGATCTACCGGCCGCTCGGCGTCGAGTCCGTCGCCACCCAGCACAACGGCGATCTCAGCGAACTGGCCGAGCAGTTGCGCGACCGGACCAGCATGATGGTCGGCCACTCGGGTGTCGGCAAATCGACGCTGGTGAACGCGCTGGTGCCCGGGACCAACCGGGCGATCGGCGTGGTCAACGACAACACCGGCCGCGGCCGGCACACCTCGACTAGCGCGCTCCTGCTCCGGCTGCCGGACGGCGGCTGGATCGTGGACACGCCGGGCATCCGGTCGTTCGGGCTGGCCCACGTCCAGCCGGACCAGTTGATCAACGCGTTCGGCGACCTGGCCGACGAGACGCGCGACTGCCCCCGTGGCTGCACGCACTCGGAGACCGAGCCCAACTGCGCGCTCGACGAGGCGGTCGCCGAAGGCCGGATCGATCCCGAGCGGGTCGCGTCCTTCCGCCGCCTGCTGGCGAGCCGCGAAGGTCGCGACCTCGAAACCAGCTAG
- the aroA gene encoding 3-phosphoshikimate 1-carboxyvinyltransferase has protein sequence MESQQGWPAPSAEGAVSGRVTVPGSKSISNRALVLAAIADGPSTLSGLLVARDTTLMRSALVSLGVGISEQDGLVTITPGSLKGPASVDCGLAGTVMRFVPPVAALADGEIAFDGDLYARERPMHIILGALRSLGVRIEDHGTGRMPYSVSGAGSVRGGKVTLDASGSSQFVSALLLAGARYDEGVDILHDGKPVPSQPHLDMSVAMLRERGVQVDDSEPNRWIVAPGPIRALDSAIEPDLSNAAPFLAAAVVTGGEVTVTGWPAQTTQPGGQLPELFTRFGAEVSLDGDLLTVRGTGRVKGVDLDLSQVGELTPVLAAVAVLADEPSYLRGIAHLRNHETDRLAALEAEFNALGGDVNQTADGLEIRPKPLHSGLFGTYHDHRMAHAAAVLGLVVPGIEIENIATTAKTLPEFPELWSALVS, from the coding sequence ATGGAATCGCAGCAAGGTTGGCCGGCACCGTCGGCCGAGGGCGCGGTCAGCGGGCGGGTCACCGTCCCCGGCTCGAAGTCGATCAGCAACCGGGCTCTGGTGCTCGCCGCGATCGCCGATGGTCCGTCCACGCTGTCCGGGCTGCTGGTAGCCCGCGACACCACCTTGATGCGCTCCGCTCTGGTCTCGCTCGGCGTCGGAATCAGCGAGCAGGACGGCCTGGTCACCATCACCCCCGGCTCTCTCAAGGGCCCGGCGAGTGTCGACTGCGGTCTGGCCGGCACCGTGATGCGCTTCGTCCCGCCGGTGGCTGCGCTGGCCGACGGCGAGATCGCGTTCGACGGTGACCTCTACGCCCGTGAGCGGCCGATGCACATCATTCTCGGCGCCCTGCGCAGCCTCGGCGTCCGGATCGAAGACCACGGCACCGGCCGGATGCCGTACTCCGTCAGCGGCGCCGGCTCCGTCCGCGGCGGCAAGGTGACGCTGGACGCCTCCGGCTCGAGCCAGTTCGTCTCCGCGCTGCTGCTCGCCGGCGCCCGGTACGACGAGGGTGTCGACATCCTGCACGACGGCAAGCCGGTCCCGTCCCAGCCGCACCTCGACATGTCCGTCGCGATGCTGCGCGAGCGCGGCGTCCAGGTCGACGACTCCGAGCCCAACCGCTGGATCGTTGCCCCCGGCCCCATTCGCGCGCTGGACAGCGCGATCGAGCCCGACCTGTCCAACGCGGCACCGTTCCTGGCCGCCGCTGTGGTCACCGGCGGCGAAGTGACCGTGACCGGCTGGCCGGCCCAGACAACCCAGCCGGGCGGCCAACTGCCCGAATTGTTCACCCGCTTCGGCGCCGAGGTGTCCCTGGACGGCGACCTGCTGACCGTCCGCGGCACCGGCCGGGTCAAGGGTGTTGACCTTGACCTCAGCCAGGTCGGTGAACTGACCCCGGTGCTGGCCGCCGTCGCAGTGCTCGCCGACGAACCGTCGTACCTGCGGGGTATCGCGCACCTGCGCAACCACGAGACCGACCGGCTGGCCGCGCTGGAGGCCGAGTTCAACGCGCTCGGCGGCGATGTGAACCAGACCGCCGACGGGCTGGAGATCCGCCCGAAGCCCTTGCACAGCGGGCTTTTCGGCACCTACCACGACCACCGGATGGCACACGCCGCCGCCGTGCTCGGCCTCGTCGTTCCCGGGATCGAGATCGAGAACATCGCGACGACGGCCAAGACGCTGCCCGAGTTCCCCGAGCTGTGGTCGGCGCTGGTGAGCTGA
- a CDS encoding DoxX family protein, translating into MTVVRALARPLLSAIFVVQGAKALRDPEPHVAKAQPVADRFVPLIQRVAPPQVGERIPESTANLVRLNGAAQVLGGLALASGKGRRLGAVLLASSLVPTTLAGHSFWQETDKSAKAAQKIQFLKNLGIMGGLLLAAVDTEGKPGVAWRTTHGAKAVKRETKRSAKLAKRETKQFARTAKREARLAAHAAKAELPFR; encoded by the coding sequence ATGACTGTCGTGCGCGCACTGGCCAGGCCCTTGCTGTCCGCCATCTTCGTCGTCCAGGGCGCGAAAGCGCTGCGGGACCCAGAGCCGCACGTGGCGAAGGCTCAGCCGGTCGCCGACCGCTTCGTGCCGCTGATCCAGCGGGTGGCTCCGCCGCAGGTCGGCGAGCGGATCCCGGAGAGCACCGCGAACCTGGTCCGCCTCAACGGTGCCGCCCAGGTGCTCGGTGGACTCGCGCTCGCCTCCGGCAAGGGACGCCGGCTGGGCGCGGTCCTGCTGGCGAGCTCGCTGGTGCCGACCACCCTGGCCGGGCACTCGTTCTGGCAGGAGACCGACAAGTCGGCGAAGGCCGCGCAGAAGATCCAGTTCCTGAAGAACCTCGGCATCATGGGCGGCCTGCTGCTCGCCGCCGTCGACACCGAGGGCAAGCCGGGCGTCGCCTGGCGAACCACCCACGGCGCCAAGGCCGTCAAGCGGGAGACCAAGCGCAGCGCGAAGCTCGCCAAGCGTGAGACGAAGCAGTTCGCCCGGACCGCCAAGCGCGAGGCAAGGCTCGCCGCCCACGCCGCCAAAGCCGAACTCCCCTTCCGCTGA
- a CDS encoding DsbA family oxidoreductase, with protein sequence MRIDIWSDVVCPWCYIGKRRLEQALTESGEKAEIVWHSFQLDPSSTNDDPRSLDERLGEKYGRGPDWAKEANAHVTATAAEVGLEFHLEDAKSANTVDAHRVLHLALELAEAGDVPADAQSRLKERLLKAYFTEGLPVGDHATLTRLAVETGLPADQVSDVLAGTTYADDVAADQAQALAYGANGVPFFVIDQKYGVSGAQPVEVFQEAIRRAAAERPAVTLITTPGATDDAACGPDGCAI encoded by the coding sequence ATGCGCATCGATATCTGGTCCGACGTCGTCTGCCCGTGGTGCTACATCGGCAAGCGCCGCCTGGAGCAGGCTCTGACGGAGTCCGGTGAGAAGGCCGAGATCGTCTGGCACAGCTTCCAGCTCGACCCCTCCTCCACCAACGACGACCCCCGCTCCCTCGACGAGCGGCTGGGCGAGAAGTACGGCCGCGGGCCCGACTGGGCCAAGGAGGCCAACGCCCATGTGACCGCGACGGCTGCAGAGGTCGGACTCGAGTTCCACCTGGAGGACGCGAAGTCCGCCAACACCGTCGACGCGCACCGCGTCCTGCACCTCGCGCTCGAGCTCGCCGAGGCAGGCGACGTACCGGCCGATGCCCAGAGCCGGCTCAAGGAGCGTTTGCTCAAGGCTTATTTCACCGAGGGACTTCCGGTCGGTGACCACGCGACCCTGACCAGGCTCGCGGTCGAGACCGGCCTGCCGGCCGACCAGGTCAGCGACGTGCTCGCCGGTACGACGTACGCCGACGACGTCGCCGCCGACCAGGCGCAGGCCCTCGCGTACGGCGCCAACGGGGTGCCGTTCTTCGTGATCGACCAGAAGTACGGCGTCAGCGGCGCCCAGCCGGTCGAGGTGTTCCAGGAGGCGATCCGGCGGGCCGCGGCCGAGCGGCCGGCGGTGACGCTGATCACAACTCCCGGAGCCACCGACGACGCCGCGTGCGGGCCTGACGGCTGCGCGATTTAA
- a CDS encoding alpha/beta fold hydrolase: MNPLRRILVIAASAALLATGATAATATTDTHPTPKPTIVLVHGAFADGSSWNEVTKKLQRDGYQVVVPANPLRGVASDTSYLTGVLAGIPGPKVLVGHSYGGAIITQLASTPDIKALVYVGAFVPQAGETLGELNAKYPGSEIGPDTTNLITYPGGADLVMRPEAFRTVFADDLPRREQSLLGASQRPVAASVFTEKIAKSAPAALPKYAIVPTRDRAIAPAGELWMAQRAGAKIVKVEGASHLVMISEPTPVTKLIEKAATTR; the protein is encoded by the coding sequence ATGAACCCCCTTCGCCGCATCCTCGTCATCGCCGCCAGCGCGGCCCTGCTCGCCACCGGCGCCACCGCGGCGACCGCCACCACCGACACCCACCCCACCCCGAAGCCGACCATCGTGCTGGTCCACGGCGCCTTCGCCGACGGCTCCAGCTGGAACGAGGTCACCAAGAAGCTCCAGCGCGACGGCTACCAGGTCGTCGTCCCGGCCAACCCGCTGCGCGGCGTCGCCAGCGACACCAGCTACCTGACCGGCGTACTGGCCGGCATCCCCGGCCCGAAGGTCCTGGTCGGCCACTCCTACGGCGGCGCGATCATCACCCAGCTCGCCTCCACCCCGGACATCAAGGCGCTCGTGTACGTCGGGGCGTTCGTCCCGCAGGCCGGCGAAACGCTCGGCGAGCTCAACGCGAAGTACCCCGGCAGCGAGATCGGTCCGGACACCACCAACCTCATCACCTACCCCGGTGGTGCCGATCTGGTGATGCGCCCGGAGGCGTTCCGCACGGTCTTCGCCGACGACCTGCCGCGGCGCGAGCAGTCGCTGCTCGGAGCCTCCCAGCGCCCGGTCGCCGCGTCGGTCTTCACCGAGAAGATCGCCAAGTCGGCGCCGGCCGCGCTGCCGAAGTACGCGATCGTCCCGACCCGCGACCGCGCCATCGCGCCGGCCGGTGAGCTGTGGATGGCACAGCGCGCCGGAGCCAAGATCGTCAAGGTCGAGGGCGCCTCGCACCTGGTGATGATCTCCGAGCCGACCCCGGTCACCAAGCTGATCGAGAAGGCCGCCACCACCCGCTGA
- a CDS encoding alpha/beta fold hydrolase, with amino-acid sequence MSEKTTTVVLVHGAFADASSWNEVVADLTARGIPALAPANELSGAARDGSRLAAQVREIDGPVVLVGHSYGGAVITAAANEADNVTGLVYVAAFVPDEGETLGGLNDSFPATEFGAGLAPHTLPASDGGEEVWLSIATDKFHQLFAADVPDAQADVMARSQRPVAAAAFVEKAGPASWKRLPSHFLIATGDQAIHPDGERSMAERAGGTILEIDASHAVSVSQPKAVADFIVSAL; translated from the coding sequence ATGAGCGAGAAGACCACCACCGTCGTCCTGGTCCACGGCGCCTTCGCCGACGCGTCGAGCTGGAACGAGGTCGTCGCCGACCTCACCGCCCGCGGCATCCCCGCCCTGGCACCGGCCAACGAGCTGAGCGGCGCCGCCCGCGACGGCAGCCGGCTCGCCGCCCAGGTCCGCGAGATCGACGGCCCGGTCGTCCTGGTCGGTCACTCGTACGGCGGCGCGGTCATCACCGCCGCGGCCAACGAGGCCGACAACGTCACCGGCCTGGTCTACGTCGCGGCCTTCGTCCCGGACGAGGGCGAGACCCTCGGCGGCCTGAACGACAGCTTCCCGGCCACCGAGTTCGGCGCGGGTCTGGCCCCGCACACCCTGCCGGCCTCCGACGGCGGCGAAGAGGTCTGGCTGAGCATCGCCACCGACAAGTTCCACCAGTTGTTCGCCGCCGACGTCCCCGACGCCCAGGCCGACGTGATGGCCCGTTCACAGCGCCCGGTCGCGGCCGCCGCGTTCGTGGAGAAGGCCGGCCCGGCGAGCTGGAAGCGGCTGCCGAGTCACTTCCTGATTGCCACCGGTGACCAGGCCATCCACCCCGACGGCGAGCGCTCGATGGCCGAGCGGGCCGGCGGCACCATCCTCGAGATCGACGCCTCGCACGCCGTCTCGGTCTCCCAGCCGAAGGCCGTCGCCGACTTCATCGTCTCCGCGCTCTGA
- a CDS encoding helix-turn-helix transcriptional regulator translates to MEPLRGRSAELGQLLAAMRAAEAGTASLTVVTGEPGIGKSALVRALVEQAERHGLLVAQAAAHQTDEISPLASLAPALRSGSDPLISTEHFLELAALNGQPLWLGERLADLIGRRLDGVPALIVLDDAQWADPLTNFVLRVVIARLSQAKVMWVLATRPAPGAMPDQVVDSVQGQLPIHPIHLAPLSTEAVLELAADRLGTPIDPALSVRLSGVQGVPFLAEQLVAGLYVADLPDGLVEGVRRRVSSTSELCQALLRTAAVFGSEFQLEDVAALMGEPIAKLAGPLDEAIRSGLLADGSATLSFRHELLRTAVLAEVPPSAQRALHRAIADQLLAGGRGPSAAAPHILATAATGDVAAINTLRAAAKDLLATMSITALSVIQQTFELTLVDDEFRAEVGEDVVAILLVARQFQQAEAFADDLLGGTALYRGPVPPDLRASIVLRLLPHRWATGRLESAELDIPGTSNPLAERLRAHRVLAHREEPFESTDPVATGVQHLAAAERAQQSGRYAEARDLYRQARSAAGDEVGSHPATHIEIAELFCQAQADDLTGALGRLKELLGTSDSWLAPQLSVLRARLELAIGNLPAAAEAANSCIRWSAEVFDSSAEPTARQILALIALLKGRLTEAREQAPDDHIRALLAVADGDLTAATRLLDTPLDYPERHDLLIMAATSTTNPQTADQAAQLLTEQAEATPTVTFQAAAQLVEAHNLLRKATAATTTTGQSKAAGAATAGDSVGAATAGDSVGAAAAGDSVSAGAAGDTGGDSDSRTDAPAVVLATSDVVRNASADGSDTQVGAARAQLGAVVGMLNDSPRQLLVARADELFGRAELDSGDRATGVAALERALESLTRLGAAAPAARVQATLQAAGVRRRKWAAVQQRPESGWEALTPMERRVALLVAEGHTNRSAADQLVLSASTVGTHLRAAFGKLGVNSRVQLTRLVLERFASPPNA, encoded by the coding sequence AAGTCGGCGCTCGTCCGGGCGCTCGTAGAGCAGGCGGAGCGGCATGGGCTGCTCGTAGCGCAGGCAGCGGCTCACCAGACCGATGAGATCAGCCCTCTCGCCTCACTGGCTCCTGCGCTCCGCAGCGGTTCCGACCCGCTCATCAGCACCGAACACTTCCTGGAACTCGCCGCACTCAACGGCCAGCCCCTCTGGCTGGGTGAGCGGCTGGCAGACCTGATCGGCCGGCGCCTGGACGGCGTACCGGCGTTGATCGTGCTCGATGATGCGCAGTGGGCCGATCCGCTGACCAACTTCGTCCTGCGGGTCGTCATTGCACGGCTGAGTCAGGCGAAGGTGATGTGGGTGCTAGCGACACGCCCCGCACCGGGCGCGATGCCTGATCAGGTCGTCGACTCGGTTCAGGGCCAGTTGCCGATCCATCCGATCCACTTGGCGCCGCTCAGCACCGAGGCTGTGCTGGAGCTGGCTGCGGACCGACTCGGTACGCCGATCGACCCGGCGCTGTCGGTCCGCTTGAGCGGAGTACAGGGCGTTCCGTTCCTGGCGGAGCAGTTGGTGGCCGGGCTCTATGTCGCGGACTTGCCGGACGGCTTGGTCGAAGGTGTGCGGCGACGAGTCAGCAGCACTTCCGAGCTGTGTCAGGCGTTGCTGCGGACCGCCGCTGTGTTCGGCAGTGAGTTCCAGTTGGAAGATGTCGCCGCGCTGATGGGTGAACCGATCGCGAAGCTGGCCGGTCCGCTGGACGAGGCAATCCGCTCGGGACTGCTGGCCGATGGGAGCGCGACACTTAGTTTTAGGCATGAACTGTTGCGGACCGCAGTACTGGCCGAGGTGCCGCCGTCTGCGCAGCGCGCCCTGCATCGGGCGATCGCGGACCAGTTGCTGGCCGGTGGGCGGGGGCCGTCGGCCGCGGCGCCACACATCCTGGCCACTGCGGCGACCGGAGACGTAGCGGCGATCAACACCCTCCGGGCTGCGGCCAAGGATCTGCTGGCCACCATGTCGATCACTGCACTCAGCGTGATCCAGCAGACCTTCGAGCTGACCCTTGTCGATGACGAGTTCCGTGCTGAGGTCGGCGAGGACGTCGTAGCGATTCTGCTCGTTGCCAGGCAGTTCCAGCAGGCCGAGGCGTTCGCCGACGATCTGCTGGGCGGCACTGCTCTCTACCGCGGTCCTGTACCGCCGGACCTGCGCGCGTCGATAGTGCTGCGGCTACTACCGCATCGGTGGGCGACCGGGCGGCTCGAATCGGCTGAGCTGGACATCCCGGGTACGTCGAACCCGCTGGCGGAGCGCCTCCGGGCCCATCGAGTATTGGCCCACCGTGAAGAGCCGTTCGAGAGCACTGACCCTGTCGCGACGGGGGTCCAGCATCTCGCCGCCGCCGAGCGCGCCCAGCAGTCCGGCCGGTACGCCGAGGCACGCGATCTGTATCGCCAGGCCCGTTCCGCCGCCGGCGACGAGGTCGGGAGCCATCCGGCCACCCACATCGAGATCGCCGAACTCTTCTGTCAGGCGCAGGCCGACGACCTCACCGGCGCCCTGGGCCGGCTGAAGGAACTCCTCGGTACCAGCGACTCCTGGCTCGCACCCCAACTGTCCGTACTGCGCGCGCGGCTGGAGCTTGCCATCGGCAACCTCCCTGCCGCGGCCGAAGCCGCCAATTCCTGCATCCGCTGGAGCGCGGAGGTGTTCGACTCCTCCGCGGAACCGACCGCCCGCCAGATCCTCGCCCTGATCGCCCTGCTCAAGGGGCGCCTTACCGAAGCACGGGAACAGGCCCCCGACGACCACATCCGAGCCCTCCTGGCCGTAGCCGACGGCGACCTCACCGCGGCCACTCGCCTGCTCGACACCCCTCTCGACTACCCCGAGCGCCACGACCTCCTGATCATGGCCGCCACCAGCACGACCAACCCACAAACCGCCGACCAAGCCGCCCAACTGCTGACCGAACAGGCAGAAGCCACCCCAACCGTCACCTTCCAAGCGGCCGCCCAACTCGTCGAAGCCCACAACCTGCTCCGAAAAGCCACAGCCGCGACCACCACAACCGGTCAGTCCAAGGCGGCAGGCGCCGCAACTGCAGGCGACTCGGTCGGCGCCGCAACTGCAGGCGACTCGGTCGGCGCCGCAGCTGCAGGCGACTCAGTCAGCGCCGGAGCTGCAGGCGACACCGGCGGCGATAGCGACTCCCGCACCGACGCTCCCGCCGTGGTGCTGGCGACCAGCGACGTCGTCAGGAACGCCAGCGCAGATGGCAGCGACACACAGGTCGGCGCGGCTCGGGCTCAGCTGGGTGCCGTGGTCGGCATGCTGAACGATTCGCCTCGGCAACTGCTGGTGGCCCGAGCCGACGAGCTGTTCGGGCGGGCAGAGCTGGACAGTGGAGATCGGGCGACTGGCGTGGCCGCGTTGGAGCGCGCGCTGGAGTCCCTGACACGACTGGGAGCAGCAGCACCTGCCGCGCGGGTGCAAGCAACGCTTCAGGCGGCGGGTGTGCGGAGGCGTAAGTGGGCCGCCGTACAGCAGCGGCCGGAGTCCGGCTGGGAGGCGTTGACTCCGATGGAGCGCCGAGTCGCGTTGCTGGTGGCCGAGGGCCACACCAACCGGTCGGCGGCAGACCAGTTGGTGTTGTCGGCCAGCACCGTCGGGACCCACCTGAGGGCGGCTTTCGGCAAGCTCGGGGTGAATTCGCGGGTCCAGCTGACCCGCCTGGTCCTGGAACGGTTCGCGTCTCCCCCGAACGCATGA